The proteins below come from a single Mycobacterium parmense genomic window:
- the hisI gene encoding phosphoribosyl-AMP cyclohydrolase: MTLDPAIAARLKRNADGLFTAVVQERGSGDVLMVAWMDDDALARTLETREATYYSRSRSQQWVKGATSGHTQRVHSVRLDCDGDAVLLTVDQVGGACHTGDHSCFDADVLMESES; this comes from the coding sequence ATGACCCTGGATCCCGCCATCGCGGCGCGGCTCAAGCGCAACGCCGACGGTCTGTTCACCGCCGTGGTGCAGGAGCGCGGCAGTGGCGACGTGCTGATGGTCGCGTGGATGGACGACGACGCGCTGGCCCGCACGCTGGAAACCCGCGAGGCCACGTACTATTCGCGTTCCCGCTCCCAGCAGTGGGTCAAGGGGGCGACGTCGGGGCATACCCAGCGCGTGCACTCGGTGCGGCTGGACTGCGACGGCGACGCGGTGCTGCTGACGGTCGACCAGGTCGGCGGGGCCTGTCACACCGGCGACCACAGCTGCTTCGACGCCGACGTGCTGATGGAATCCGAGAGCTAG
- the hisF gene encoding imidazole glycerol phosphate synthase subunit HisF codes for MSRPPANSAASGLAVRVIPCLDVDAGRVVKGVNFENLRDAGDPVELAAAYDAEGADELTFLDVTASSSGRATMLDVVRRTAEQVFIPLTVGGGVRTVADVDVLLRAGADKVSVNTAAIARPDLLADMARQFGSQCIVLSVDARTVPIGPDGPEPTPSGWEVTTHGGRRGTGIDAVEWAARGAELGVGEILLNSMDADGTKAGFDLAMLQAVRAAVTVPVIASGGAGAAEHFAPAVAAGADAVLAASVFHFRELTIGQVKAAMAAEGITVR; via the coding sequence ATGTCCAGGCCGCCCGCGAACTCAGCTGCCAGTGGGCTTGCCGTGCGCGTCATACCCTGCCTGGACGTCGACGCCGGACGGGTGGTGAAGGGGGTCAACTTCGAAAACCTGCGGGACGCGGGCGATCCTGTGGAGCTGGCCGCCGCGTACGACGCCGAGGGTGCCGACGAGCTCACGTTCCTCGACGTGACCGCGTCCTCGTCGGGGCGCGCCACCATGCTCGACGTGGTGCGCCGCACGGCCGAGCAGGTCTTCATCCCGCTGACTGTCGGCGGCGGGGTGCGCACGGTCGCCGACGTCGACGTGCTGTTGCGCGCCGGCGCCGACAAGGTCTCGGTGAACACCGCCGCGATCGCCCGTCCTGACCTGCTCGCCGACATGGCACGCCAATTCGGCTCCCAGTGCATCGTGCTGTCGGTCGACGCGCGCACGGTGCCGATCGGGCCGGACGGGCCCGAGCCGACTCCGTCGGGCTGGGAGGTCACCACCCACGGGGGCCGGCGCGGAACGGGGATCGACGCCGTCGAGTGGGCCGCCCGCGGCGCCGAGCTGGGGGTGGGGGAGATCCTGCTGAACTCGATGGACGCCGACGGCACCAAGGCCGGGTTCGACCTGGCGATGCTGCAGGCGGTGCGCGCGGCCGTCACGGTGCCGGTGATCGCCAGCGGCGGCGCCGGGGCGGCGGAGCACTTCGCCCCCGCCGTCGCCGCCGGCGCCGATGCGGTGTTGGCGGCCAGCGTCTTTCACTTCCGGGAGCTGACCATCGGGCAGGTCAAGGCCGCGATGGCCGCGGAAGGGATCACGGTGCGATGA
- a CDS encoding anthranilate synthase component I, giving the protein MHDHLAATTSREEFRLLAAQHRVVPVTRKVLADAETPLSAYRKLAANRPGTFLLESAENGRSWSRWSFIGAGAPSALTVRDGEAVWLGAAPRDAPTGGEPLQALRDTLELLATGAPPGLPPLSGGMVGFFSYDMVRRLERLPELVVDDLQLPEMLLLLATDLAAVDHHEGTITLIANAVNWNGTDERVDEAYDDATARLDVMTAALGQPLPSTVATFARPRPRHRSQRSAEEYTKIVDYLVEQIAAGEAFQVVPSQRFEMDTPADPIDVYRMLRATNPSPYMYLLHVPNGDGATDFSIVGSSPEALVTVSDGWATTHPIAGTRWRGQSEEEDQLLEKELLADEKERAEHLMLVDLGRNDLGRVCAPGTVRVDDYSHIERYSHVMHLVSTVTGMLGAGRTALDAVTACFPAGTLSGAPKVRAMELIEEVEKTRRGLYGGVVGYLDFAGNADFAIAIRTALMRDGTAYVQAGGGVVADSNGPYEFTEASNKARAVLSAIAAAETLAAPDAGRDG; this is encoded by the coding sequence GTGCACGACCATCTCGCCGCGACGACCTCCCGTGAGGAGTTCCGCCTGCTGGCAGCGCAACACCGCGTCGTTCCGGTGACCCGCAAGGTGCTGGCCGACGCCGAGACGCCGCTGTCGGCCTACCGCAAACTCGCCGCCAACCGCCCGGGGACGTTTTTGCTGGAGTCCGCCGAGAACGGTCGGTCCTGGTCGCGGTGGTCCTTCATCGGGGCTGGGGCGCCGTCGGCGCTGACCGTGCGCGACGGCGAGGCGGTCTGGCTGGGCGCCGCGCCCCGGGACGCGCCCACCGGCGGCGAGCCGCTGCAGGCGCTGCGGGACACCCTGGAACTGCTGGCCACCGGGGCGCCGCCCGGCCTGCCGCCGCTGTCGGGCGGCATGGTCGGCTTCTTCTCCTACGACATGGTGCGCCGCCTGGAACGCCTGCCGGAACTGGTCGTCGACGATCTGCAACTGCCCGAGATGCTGCTGCTGCTGGCTACCGACCTGGCGGCGGTCGACCATCACGAGGGCACCATCACGCTGATCGCCAACGCCGTGAACTGGAACGGCACCGACGAGCGCGTCGACGAGGCCTACGACGACGCCACCGCCCGCCTCGACGTGATGACGGCGGCGCTCGGTCAGCCGCTGCCGTCGACGGTCGCGACGTTCGCCAGGCCCCGACCCCGGCACCGGTCCCAGCGCAGCGCCGAGGAGTACACCAAGATCGTCGACTACCTCGTCGAGCAGATCGCGGCCGGCGAGGCGTTCCAGGTGGTGCCCTCGCAACGGTTCGAGATGGACACCCCCGCCGACCCGATCGACGTCTACCGGATGCTGCGGGCCACCAACCCCAGCCCGTACATGTACCTGCTGCACGTGCCGAACGGCGATGGCGCGACCGACTTTTCGATCGTGGGATCCAGCCCGGAGGCGCTGGTCACCGTCAGCGACGGCTGGGCGACGACCCACCCCATCGCGGGCACCCGGTGGCGCGGGCAGTCGGAGGAAGAGGATCAGCTGCTGGAAAAGGAGCTGCTCGCCGACGAGAAGGAGCGCGCCGAGCACCTGATGCTGGTCGACCTGGGCCGCAACGACCTCGGCCGGGTCTGCGCGCCGGGCACCGTGCGCGTCGACGACTACAGCCACATCGAGCGCTACAGCCACGTCATGCACCTGGTGTCGACGGTGACCGGGATGCTCGGCGCGGGCCGGACCGCCCTGGACGCGGTGACGGCCTGCTTTCCCGCGGGCACGCTGTCCGGGGCGCCGAAGGTGCGCGCCATGGAGCTCATCGAGGAGGTCGAGAAGACGCGCCGCGGCCTGTACGGCGGTGTGGTCGGCTACCTGGACTTCGCCGGCAACGCCGATTTCGCGATCGCCATCCGCACCGCGCTGATGCGCGACGGCACCGCCTACGTGCAGGCCGGTGGCGGGGTGGTGGCCGACTCGAACGGCCCGTACGAGTTCACCGAGGCCAGCAACAAGGCCCGCGCGGTGCTCAGCGCGATCGCGGCGGCCGAGACGCTGGCCGCACCGGACGCGGGCCGAGATGGTTGA
- a CDS encoding DUF5994 family protein: protein MRGRRKVDSLRLSVARELGREIDGAWWPRTDRMTNELPGLIAVLTPLLGEIGSINVNWPPLQRPPDFNWRGWEHKRQHVMTVNGAQARANFLIVPYATYTALALMVLRRAADLPVESADQTKPAFLAAGSILQAVRQQLAAGAH from the coding sequence CTGAGGGGCCGGCGCAAAGTCGACTCGCTGAGGCTTTCGGTGGCGCGCGAGCTCGGCCGCGAGATCGACGGTGCGTGGTGGCCGCGCACGGACCGCATGACCAACGAACTTCCCGGCCTGATCGCGGTGCTGACGCCGCTGCTCGGCGAGATCGGCTCGATCAACGTCAATTGGCCGCCGCTGCAACGGCCGCCCGACTTCAACTGGCGCGGGTGGGAGCACAAGCGCCAGCACGTGATGACGGTCAACGGCGCGCAGGCCCGGGCCAACTTCCTGATCGTGCCGTACGCGACGTACACCGCGCTCGCGTTGATGGTGCTGCGTCGCGCCGCCGACCTTCCCGTCGAATCCGCGGACCAGACCAAACCGGCGTTCCTCGCCGCGGGCTCGATACTGCAGGCCGTGCGGCAACAACTGGCCGCCGGCGCTCACTGA
- a CDS encoding serine/threonine-protein kinase, with translation MPRPEGLRENEVFAGYTIIRRLGAGGMGEVYLAQHPRLPRRDALKILPPDLTADSEFRQRFNREADLAAGLYHEHIVGIHDRGEYDGQLWISMDYVDGIDADKLMRAQYPGGMPRDQVVEIVAAVADALDYAHARGLLHRDVKPANILLGSAQSARRRIVLADFGIARELGEISGLTATNMLVGTAAYCSPEQLRGSDLDARADQYALGCTALHLLTGSAPFQHANPAVVIGQHLSAPPPRVGERRPDLADLDPVIARALAKSPDARYPTCAEFAAALAGGTAPAAAPTEVISSPTQVIPAATPPAAPTARRGRPGRAAIVAALVALALVGVAVAVGVRISGGHAGHGTRPGASAQPAAPAPGAGVPPSSSITLSNQVTDQSGVLTPAERLAVERAVTKLYNARGTRLWVVYVKSFGGLKPFRWAEQTMRANGFTDTDAMLAIATDQPSFSFRVPGAVVNGKAIDVEVIRRDRIEPAVARREWTRAALAAANGLDVAPA, from the coding sequence ATGCCGCGACCCGAGGGCCTCCGCGAGAACGAGGTGTTCGCCGGTTACACCATCATCCGGCGTCTGGGGGCCGGCGGGATGGGCGAGGTGTACCTGGCGCAGCACCCGCGGCTGCCGCGCCGGGACGCCCTGAAGATCCTGCCGCCGGATCTGACCGCGGATTCCGAATTCCGGCAACGGTTCAACCGCGAGGCCGACCTGGCCGCCGGTCTCTACCACGAGCACATCGTCGGTATCCACGACCGCGGCGAGTACGACGGGCAGCTGTGGATCTCGATGGACTACGTCGACGGCATCGACGCGGACAAGCTGATGCGCGCCCAGTACCCCGGCGGCATGCCTCGCGACCAGGTGGTCGAGATCGTCGCCGCGGTCGCCGACGCGCTCGACTACGCCCATGCCCGCGGGCTGCTGCACCGCGACGTCAAACCCGCCAACATCCTGCTCGGCTCCGCGCAGTCCGCCCGGCGCCGGATTGTGCTGGCCGACTTCGGCATTGCCCGGGAGCTCGGCGAGATCAGCGGCCTGACAGCCACCAACATGCTGGTGGGTACGGCGGCGTATTGCTCGCCGGAACAGCTGCGGGGTTCCGATCTCGACGCCCGGGCCGACCAGTACGCGCTGGGATGCACGGCGTTGCACCTGTTGACGGGGTCAGCCCCGTTCCAGCACGCGAATCCGGCGGTGGTGATCGGTCAGCATCTGTCGGCCCCGCCGCCGCGCGTCGGCGAGCGGCGACCCGACCTCGCCGACCTCGACCCCGTCATCGCCAGGGCGCTGGCCAAAAGCCCGGACGCCCGCTACCCGACGTGCGCGGAATTCGCGGCCGCGCTCGCCGGCGGCACCGCGCCGGCCGCCGCACCCACCGAGGTCATCTCGTCGCCGACGCAAGTGATCCCGGCGGCCACCCCGCCCGCCGCGCCGACGGCGCGGCGCGGCCGCCCCGGGCGCGCGGCGATCGTCGCGGCGCTGGTGGCCCTCGCGCTGGTCGGGGTCGCCGTGGCCGTCGGTGTGCGCATCTCCGGTGGCCATGCCGGCCACGGCACCCGGCCCGGCGCCTCCGCACAGCCGGCCGCGCCGGCGCCCGGCGCCGGCGTCCCGCCGTCGTCGTCGATCACGCTGTCCAACCAGGTGACCGACCAGTCGGGCGTCCTGACCCCGGCCGAGCGCCTCGCGGTCGAACGGGCGGTCACCAAGCTCTACAACGCGCGCGGCACCCGGCTGTGGGTGGTCTACGTCAAGAGCTTCGGCGGCCTCAAGCCGTTCCGGTGGGCCGAGCAGACCATGCGCGCCAACGGTTTCACCGACACCGACGCGATGCTGGCGATCGCCACCGACCAGCCGTCCTTCTCTTTCCGGGTACCGGGCGCGGTGGTCAACGGCAAGGCCATCGACGTGGAAGTGATTCGCCGCGACCGCATCGAGCCGGCCGTGGCGCGCCGGGAGTGGACGCGCGCGGCGCTGGCCGCCGCCAACGGGCTGGACGTGGCGCCCGCCTAG
- a CDS encoding calcium:proton antiporter → MLKRVSWTAVVPPLSVVVLALIWGAELGPALVVLAAALLIGAVLAGVHHAEVVAARVGEPFGSLVLAAAVTVIEVALIVELMASGGNEAATLARDTVFAAVIITTNGIAGLSLLLGSRRYGVTLFNAEGSGAALATLTTLATLSLVLPAFTTSHVGREFSPGQLAFAAVASLGLYLLFAFTQTIRHRDFFLPVAQRGQKRLLEGESHADPPSNRAALGSLALLLLALLAVVGLAEKESPAVEHAVTAAGFPQTFVGVVIAALVLLPETLAAVRAARRGRIQTSLNLAYGSALASIGLTIPAIALASIWLKGPLVLGLGALQLVLLALTVVISMLTVVPGRATRLQGELHLVLLAAYVFLAINP, encoded by the coding sequence ATGCTGAAACGGGTGTCCTGGACCGCGGTGGTGCCCCCGCTCTCGGTCGTCGTGCTGGCACTGATCTGGGGCGCAGAGCTGGGCCCGGCGCTGGTCGTGTTGGCCGCGGCGCTGCTGATCGGCGCGGTGCTGGCCGGTGTCCATCACGCCGAGGTGGTCGCGGCGCGGGTGGGCGAGCCCTTCGGGTCGCTGGTGCTGGCCGCCGCCGTGACCGTGATCGAGGTGGCGCTCATCGTCGAGCTGATGGCCTCCGGCGGGAACGAGGCGGCGACGCTGGCCCGCGACACCGTGTTCGCCGCGGTGATCATCACCACCAACGGCATCGCCGGGCTGTCGCTGTTGCTGGGTTCGCGCCGCTACGGCGTGACCCTGTTCAACGCCGAGGGGAGCGGGGCCGCGCTGGCCACCCTCACCACGCTGGCGACCCTGAGCCTGGTGCTGCCGGCGTTCACCACCAGCCACGTCGGCCGCGAATTCTCGCCCGGCCAGCTGGCATTCGCCGCGGTCGCCTCGCTGGGGCTGTATCTGTTGTTCGCCTTCACCCAGACCATCCGGCATCGCGACTTCTTCCTGCCGGTCGCGCAGCGCGGTCAGAAGCGCCTGCTCGAGGGCGAGAGCCACGCCGATCCGCCCTCCAACCGCGCGGCGCTGGGCAGCCTCGCGCTGTTGCTGCTCGCCCTGCTGGCGGTGGTGGGCCTGGCGGAGAAGGAATCGCCGGCCGTCGAGCACGCGGTGACCGCCGCCGGCTTTCCGCAGACGTTCGTCGGCGTGGTCATCGCGGCCCTGGTGCTGCTGCCGGAGACGCTCGCGGCGGTGCGCGCGGCGCGGCGCGGACGGATCCAGACGAGCCTCAACCTGGCCTACGGTTCGGCGCTGGCCAGCATCGGGCTCACCATCCCGGCGATCGCCCTCGCGTCGATCTGGCTGAAGGGGCCGCTGGTCCTCGGGCTCGGCGCCCTGCAGCTGGTCCTGCTGGCGCTGACCGTCGTGATCAGCATGCTCACCGTGGTGCCGGGGCGGGCCACCCGGCTGCAGGGCGAGCTGCACCTGGTGCTGCTCGCCGCCTATGTGTTCTTGGCGATCAATCCCTGA
- a CDS encoding peroxiredoxin, translated as MKPGDTVADFELPDQTGTPRKLSDLLSGGPVVLFFYPAAMTPGCTKEACHFRDLAAEFADVGANRVGISADPVSKQAKFADLRNFDYPLLSDADGAVAARFGVKRGLLGKLMPVKRTTFVIDTDRTVLDVISSEFNMDTHADKALATLRGRA; from the coding sequence ATGAAACCTGGTGACACCGTGGCCGACTTCGAGCTTCCCGACCAGACGGGGACGCCGCGCAAGCTCAGCGACCTGCTCTCCGGTGGACCGGTCGTCCTGTTCTTCTACCCGGCCGCGATGACGCCCGGCTGCACCAAGGAGGCGTGCCACTTCCGCGACCTGGCGGCCGAATTCGCCGACGTCGGCGCCAACCGAGTCGGCATCAGCGCCGACCCGGTGAGCAAGCAGGCCAAGTTCGCCGACCTGCGCAACTTCGACTACCCGCTGCTGTCGGACGCCGACGGCGCGGTCGCCGCGCGATTCGGCGTCAAGCGCGGCCTGCTCGGCAAGCTCATGCCCGTCAAGCGCACGACCTTCGTCATCGACACCGATCGCACGGTGCTCGACGTGATCTCCAGCGAGTTCAACATGGACACCCATGCCGACAAGGCGCTGGCGACGCTGCGGGGACGCGCTTAA